In Paenibacillus xylanilyticus, the genomic window TCCTGGATGATACCTCATCCAAAATTCTAATGGTCAAGAACAAAGGCAATGCCAGTTGGTCGCTGCCTGGTGGCGCGGTGGAAAAGGAGGAAACGTTGGATCAAGCAGCCATCAGAGAAGCCAAAGAAGAAACTGGTCTTGATGTAAAAGTCCAAGGGATCATTGCCATCAATGAATGTATATTTGAGAAAAAGCAGGAGCATGCCATCTTCTTCACGTTTAGAGCTGAGGTTATTGGAGGAAGCTTAGAGCTTGTAAGGCCTCATGAAATATCCGAAATTGCCTGGATGGATGTGGACAAGGCTGGTGAGCTAATGCCGTATTATAAGGATGGCATACGGAGTCTAGTCGAAGGAAATGAGATTCCTTATTATGACCAAGGGAGAAAGTAATGCAGTTAAACTCTTCTAGAAACGGAGTGATCCTATGATCGTTATGATTAATGGAGCGTTCGGTTCCGGCAAAACGTCGGCAGCAAAGATGCTCCAACCCTTAATCAACAATAGTATGATATACGACCCTGAAGAAATAGGTTATATGATCAGAAAACTCATTCCGGAGGAATACCGGGAAGAGAATGAGCGTACGGATGATTTTCAGGATATTGAACTATGGAGAGTTCTAACCGTGAAGACGGCCGTAGAAGTAAGGCGGAAATATAACAAGCACCTAATCGTTCCCATGACTATTTATAAAGAAGAGAACTTTAACCACATCTATAACGGATTCAAAGCCATTGACGAAGAGTTATATCATTTTTCGCTTGTGGCTACTGAAGAAACGATATACAAGCGGTTAGCTAAACGCGGAGATGAATTTGGAGGCTGGCAGTATCAACAAGCGCCGAAGGTTGTTGATGCTCTGAAGGATGATAAGTTTGGAATACACCTGATAACGGATCATCTTGAGACTAGTGAGGTTGTAGATATCATATTGAGGAAGATAGACCAACATCATAATCATACCTAGCTAACTAATAGATAAAAGTGAAGAATGGTGGTGTGAGTCTCCTTGCTCAACTTACAGAAAACGGAGGATAAATCATTCAATGAACTGAATGATTATGTTTTACGGGTTAAAAACGAGCTATCTGCTACAGCAGCTGCAACCTGCATTATTCATCATGACCGAATCGTGAATGAATGGTACTCAGGAGTACATACCGAATCCACAGGCAGTCGATTAGTTGATGAGGAATCTCAATTTCATGTGGCATCGGTTCGAAAGACATATTTAGGACTTGCCATCAGTCTTGCCTTATATGAAGGGAAGATTTGCAGCATAGATGTTGATGTTGCCGACTATTTGGATGATATGGATACAGTGGTAGTGGGAAACACAACGATAAGACATCTGCTAACACACACCCATGGTTTGGGTGATCTCCATCATCGATTGTTTTTGCCAGGGACGGACTGGAAATACAATAATGTTGGAGTCAATCTGCTCATTAGGATCATCCGAAAATTATATCAGATGCCACTATCTCAACTACTTGAAGAACGTGTATTTACGCCCATGGGTTTTAGTCATACCGGTTGGAGAAAGGAACCGAATGAAAAGTTAGTTTGGCTCAATGAACAATATAACGATAATCAAGGCGATGAAGCCAACTTATTTGTGAGTACCAAGGAATTGGCCTACTGGGGTTATTTGCATTTGAAAAGGGGCGCCATGCATGGGCAGCAAATACTGCCGAGAGAAGTTTTTGAGCAAGCGACAACAATCATTAGTCCTCCAGATCTCGAACACCAATTACCGAGAAACGGTTTCTTTTGGTTTGTGCAGGATGAGCCGCGTGCTATGACGGAACTCGGGAATGAGCTTCCATCCGGTTCTTTTCAATCCTTGGGCATCACCGGCTGTGCCTGCCTTGTCATTCCGAAGTATAGAACAGTAGCGGTTAGAATGTATAATCAAACCGGATCCAATCCAGCAGGATATGATTATCTAGAGGATATCAAAACATTTGGAAATCTAGTTAACAAATGCGCCCGAGATCTATAATTCTGAAAGTTGATCTACAGAATCATACAAGGGTATAGACAGTGGCGAAAGGAGGACAGCCCTATTATGGAAAACGTATCAGAACGAATTCAATTGCAATCCATACAATCCCTCAAATCAACCATCCTTAAACTCGAAAATGCCCTGGCTCAGATGACTAAGAAAGGGGCAAATACGACTTTAATAGAAAAGAGACTCAAGGCTCTTCGTATTGGCTTATCTATGCTGGAGAATGTGTGGAATCACAAACCTCATCCATATACTCGGGGAGATGTGATTGAAGCTCGCAGTGTTCTTACGGGTTTAATGCCATCCATTGACAACTCACTTGCTAAGGCTAAGGAAGGCAGTCCTCAGAGAACTCTTCTAATAAGGAGAATCCAAGCATTGGAACTGGCTGTCCAGGCGATGGATGATCTAATGAAGGAGGAACACCAGTGAACAGTTATTATGGAGAACTTTGTACGAAGATATATGAAAGCGATAAATCGTTAGCCGAAGGCAGAGAGCTTGATTTTTACCTTTTGTTTGCTGACAGAAAAGATATGCGTGTGCTTGAACCCATGTGTGGAAACGGAAGAATGCTGATCCCTTTTATGCAGCGTGGAATA contains:
- a CDS encoding NUDIX hydrolase, translating into MRRVDVAYALILDDTSSKILMVKNKGNASWSLPGGAVEKEETLDQAAIREAKEETGLDVKVQGIIAINECIFEKKQEHAIFFTFRAEVIGGSLELVRPHEISEIAWMDVDKAGELMPYYKDGIRSLVEGNEIPYYDQGRK
- a CDS encoding AAA family ATPase, coding for MIVMINGAFGSGKTSAAKMLQPLINNSMIYDPEEIGYMIRKLIPEEYREENERTDDFQDIELWRVLTVKTAVEVRRKYNKHLIVPMTIYKEENFNHIYNGFKAIDEELYHFSLVATEETIYKRLAKRGDEFGGWQYQQAPKVVDALKDDKFGIHLITDHLETSEVVDIILRKIDQHHNHT
- a CDS encoding serine hydrolase domain-containing protein, with product MLNLQKTEDKSFNELNDYVLRVKNELSATAAATCIIHHDRIVNEWYSGVHTESTGSRLVDEESQFHVASVRKTYLGLAISLALYEGKICSIDVDVADYLDDMDTVVVGNTTIRHLLTHTHGLGDLHHRLFLPGTDWKYNNVGVNLLIRIIRKLYQMPLSQLLEERVFTPMGFSHTGWRKEPNEKLVWLNEQYNDNQGDEANLFVSTKELAYWGYLHLKRGAMHGQQILPREVFEQATTIISPPDLEHQLPRNGFFWFVQDEPRAMTELGNELPSGSFQSLGITGCACLVIPKYRTVAVRMYNQTGSNPAGYDYLEDIKTFGNLVNKCARDL